The Paenibacillus sp. FSL H7-0357 nucleotide sequence TTCCTGTACTTACAGTGGAATATAGGCTTGCCCCGGAGCACCGTTATCCGGCCGCAAATGAAGATTGCCTCAATGCATACCGCTGGATGCTGGCGGAGGGATATTCGCCGGATGACATTATCCTTGGCGGCGATTCGGTAGGGGCCACTCTGGCCTTGATGACAATGATCAGTGTGCGGGATGCAGGGGAGAAGATGCCAGCAGGGGCGTTTCTGCTCTCGCCGCATAGTGATCTCGTACATTTGGACGGATATTCTTATGATAGCCTGGCTGATTCAGATCCAACGGGGAGCCGGGAGGGCAATCAGAGAATTCTGGAGGATTACTTAGGCGGTTCTTCCGGGGAGAAGCCTGCGATTCTCTCTCCATTACGGCTCTATCTGCACGGTTTGCCCCATCTGTATATTCAGGTTGGCGATCAAGAAGTGCTGCTCAGTGATGCGGAACGTTTGGCCGATCGTGCACGTGCTGATGGAGTAGAGGTTACGCTGGAAGTATGGGAGAACATGTGGAGTGTGTTTCAATTCATGGCCGCACTGCTGCCCGAAGCGCAGCAGGCGATCATGAACATCGGCAGCTATACAGGGGGAATCTGGGGGAAAACAGCTAACTTGCCTGATGACAGCAATCACGGGGGAGTTACATTAACAAGCGCAGAAGCATGAGTGAGAGAACCCCGGTAAGCACGGTTCCCAGCAAACTGCGCGTCTTTATGGCCACCCAGAAGGTGGGCAAGGCGGCGATCAGTTCCACATTGGAAGACAGTGAAGTGAATTTGCCTTCCTCAATGAACAGCTCCTGGGCGACGAGCGCCGACATAATCGCAATGGGTACATAACTCAACCAGCGCATCCCCCATTCGGGAATGGAGATCCGGCTTAGCAGCATCATCGGAAGTACCCGCGGAATGAACGTAACCAATGCGGCTCCGAAGATAATCAAGAAGATATCCAGTCTTATTTCCATTTTTGCATCACCATCCCTATCGTAGGTGCAATTAGAGCTGCAGCGATCACGCCGAAATTAGGCGACCACAGGATGGAGACACCGACCGTAACCACTACGGCAATAGCTCCAACTATAAGATCCAGTGCATATTTGTTCCTGCTCAGTATGGTCAGCACCAGTAGTCCTATGAACATAGCCGGAAGCGCGAAGTCCAGTCCCCACTGCTCCGGGCTTGAGATCCATTGTCCCAGAACAGCACCTGCGAGGTTCGCGAACAACCAATTCAGGTAGGCGGTGATATTGAGTCCATGCATCCATTTCTCGCTGATGTGTTTTTTTCTCGCACTCTCCTGAATGGCGACGCCAAAGGTTTCGTCGGTTAAGAGTGCGCCTATCAGCAGGTTTCTCATGGGTGTGAGGTGGCGGAAATAAGGGGACAACGCAGCACTTAACAGCAGGTGGCGCAGATTCACAAGCAGGATCGTAATGATGATGCTGGCCCCCGTGCTTCCTGCGGCTATCATTCCCGCCGCGATGAATTGGGCGGAGCCGGCATAGAGAATGATGGAAATCATAGCTATTTCAGCGATGGAAAGACCGGCCGTTTTCTCGACAACCCCGGCGGCAAAGCCGATACTTAAATACCCGAGCAAAGTGGGGATACAATCCTTAACTCCCTGCAGGAAGCTGTCCTCCTTGCCCTGCGCGTCAAGTGTTTCTGACGCCTGTACAGGCTCCAGCTTCATGGTTGCTCCTCCTTTTTATCAATGGAATCATCAAGATGAAATGAAATCAGATTATATTAATATCTAATAATTAACGGTGGTTTGCAAGGATATTGTTCCTGAAAAACCCGAAAATGAACCTGCCGGTGCTCTGTATGAGGCATTGTGAAACAAGAAAGTCAGCGAAGAAGTGACTGATGGAGATCATCCATCTGCTTCAAGTAATGTAATCTGTGCACTAACTTCACGAAAAAGTCCCGCTGCAGATAGTTCTGCAGCGGGACTTTCAAATTGTATTTATCCTATTATTTGAGCACCAGCACACCGAATCCTTCCATACTGTAGGTTCCCGAAATGCTTTCTCCTGTCAGCAAATCTGTTCTCTGTTCTTTGAGTGAGATCACTGCAGGCTCTTCGCTGTAGTTCAGCAGGAAGGTGAGGCTGGCGGATTCGCCTTGACGGATTTGCAGCTCGACCTCACTTGGCAGCTCGAGCCAATGTTCAGCCGGTGAACGTAGATTTAGAGCACCAATGATTCTTGTCGCAGCTTCTTCATTGAATACAGCTCCGTAATACCACACCTCGCCTTTACCACGGAGATTTCGGGTAACGGCCGGTTTTCCTTTATAATAATCGGAAGCGTAGGTCGCCATGACTTCCACGCTGTCTTCTTCCACGTGAAGGATATCGTTAAAAGCGTCGGCTCCCGTCAGTGCTTCCGGTTCTTCAGTCCAACTGATAAAGGTGGGACGCCGTGTACCTTTAACTACAGTGAATTCTTCCACTGTTACCCCGCAGAGCTGTCTTGCCGCCCCGGGGAAAGGCCGCATATAGCAATGTCCACGCTTATCCTTGTAGCCGGTCCGGCAGCCGAAGATCAGTTTCCCGCCTTGCTGCACATATTCATCCAACAATGCCGCTATTTCATCTGTCATGATGGCCGGATGCGGGTAGACCAGCACTTGATAACGGGCCAGTTCCTCTACGGTTGTAGTGCGGCCCAAGTAGATAATGTCACTGGGAATGTGCTGCCGCTGCAGCGCTTTGAACCATTCCTTGTTGCTCTGCCACATGAAAGGGCCGTGCCAGACATCATATTCACCGTCCCATTCATTGTCATAATCCCGCAGAATGGCTACTGTGGCCTCAGCGCGTGTCCCGATGATCTCTTGGCCGGATGCCGCCAGCTCCTCGCCGATCCGCGCCGCTTCCCGGACTCTCCGGTTGGGCTGGTTATGGTAATCATTGAGGCCATGCCAATAGATCTCATTGCCCATGGTTGCCGTTCTCCAGCGGAAATACAGCACCATATCTGCGCCATGGGCGATAGACTGGTACGTCCAAAGCCGCATCTGCCCCGGTTTAGGTGAGGGCATGTCCATACGGTTCACCCAGCCGCCTGGTCCGGATTGCTGTTCCATGATGCAGAAGTTGGGACTGATGGAACGCACAACACTGAGGGACAGGCTCCAGCTCCGGTCACCCAGCGGATTTCGTTCAGCAGGATCAGTATGAATGCTGGAGAACTGGGGGTATGAATCATAGCTGAAAAAGTCCAGCAGCTCATCACTCATTTGATGACTGTCCAAATGGCCGAATAACCCGTTTGTCGTAACCCATTGATCCGGCGCCGCAGCACGGATAATGTCGGCCTGATTCTTGGCAAACGAAATCGTATTATCAGAGATAAACCGCTTCTCGTCCAGCGCCTGATGCGGATTAGGCTGTCTCGGGACCGGGGTAGGACGCGGTAAAAAGACCTGAGACCAGTTAGTGTAGCTCTGATTCCAGAAGACTGCACCCCATGCCTCATTCAGTTTCTCCAAGGAGCCGTATTTATCTTGCAGCCACTTCCGGAAAGACTTGTGGTCACTTTCGGAATAGAATTCACTGATCTCGCAGTTCAGCTCGTTGTCGATCTGCCAGCCGGTTACTCCGGGGTGGTTGCCATAATGTGCAGCAAGCTGAGCGGCAATCCTGGCGCATAACTCGCGGTATTTGGGGCTGCTGTAATTGTAATGCCGGCGCATGCCATGCTGAAGAGTAACACCTTCATAAGTCACATTAAGCACTTCCGGGTATCGTTCGGTAAGCCAGGCAGGAGGCGTAGCCGTCGGTGTACCCAACACCACCTTGAGTCCATGGCGGTAGGCCAGATCAATGGCGCGGTCGAACAGTTCAAACTGATAGACACCTTCTTCAGGTTCAAAAATAGACCAGGCGAATTCACCCATACGGACAATCGTGAAGCCTGTTTCCACCATCCGGCGGTAATCATCTTCCCACATCTCTTCCGGCCAATGCTCGGGGTAATAGCATACGCCCAGCTCGAACCGATCTGCTGCAACTGGTTTCTTCATAGGTTCCTCCAAGTGTAAAAATATGCTTTGAACATTATATAAATCTATTGTATTATCAGGTACATAAAAACTGATATAACATAATATTGCTATTATATGACTATATTGCGTGCTTGCTTTCCAAGTATAGAATAGAGGGAGGACGAAATGAAAAAGCAATGGGTCTTGCCCGCCCCGGCTTACGCCCACTATGTATGCTATCCGGAATTTCTCGGGCATTACAATCATTTTCCGCAGCATGCGGAGCGGAGAAGCGAGGGAGTACTGAACAGCTACAATCTCCATCTGGTATTTGAGGGGACGGGTTATGTTTTTCAGGAGGGAGAACGGATTCCCATGGGAAGGGGAAGCGGCTTTCTGTTCCCTAGAGGGGCATATCAGCAATATGGCTCTGATCCCCGCAGACCCTGGGAGGTGCGCTGGGTTCACTTCAATACAGCCATTTCCTTGCCGCTACTGGAGGAAGCAGATCAGTCGCGCGGTTATTTCTTTACATTCGATCCGGATGCCGGGCTGGAGTCTATCTTTGATGAGCTGTTCGAGCTTAGCGCAGTCC carries:
- a CDS encoding alpha/beta hydrolase, with the translated sequence MQTPIEQLQAMKSFLKQTGGNLGKPAEQIRSEMAEAAKQLPALPGDVQVKPVTTRQLTGEWVIANCIEAEGRKRAILYFHGGGFISGNCEIYRDLAARLSSACSVPVLTVEYRLAPEHRYPAANEDCLNAYRWMLAEGYSPDDIILGGDSVGATLALMTMISVRDAGEKMPAGAFLLSPHSDLVHLDGYSYDSLADSDPTGSREGNQRILEDYLGGSSGEKPAILSPLRLYLHGLPHLYIQVGDQEVLLSDAERLADRARADGVEVTLEVWENMWSVFQFMAALLPEAQQAIMNIGSYTGGIWGKTANLPDDSNHGGVTLTSAEA
- a CDS encoding AzlD domain-containing protein, with the protein product MEIRLDIFLIIFGAALVTFIPRVLPMMLLSRISIPEWGMRWLSYVPIAIMSALVAQELFIEEGKFTSLSSNVELIAALPTFWVAIKTRSLLGTVLTGVLSLMLLRLLM
- a CDS encoding AzlC family ABC transporter permease: MKLEPVQASETLDAQGKEDSFLQGVKDCIPTLLGYLSIGFAAGVVEKTAGLSIAEIAMISIILYAGSAQFIAAGMIAAGSTGASIIITILLVNLRHLLLSAALSPYFRHLTPMRNLLIGALLTDETFGVAIQESARKKHISEKWMHGLNITAYLNWLFANLAGAVLGQWISSPEQWGLDFALPAMFIGLLVLTILSRNKYALDLIVGAIAVVVTVGVSILWSPNFGVIAAALIAPTIGMVMQKWK
- a CDS encoding beta-galactosidase; protein product: MKKPVAADRFELGVCYYPEHWPEEMWEDDYRRMVETGFTIVRMGEFAWSIFEPEEGVYQFELFDRAIDLAYRHGLKVVLGTPTATPPAWLTERYPEVLNVTYEGVTLQHGMRRHYNYSSPKYRELCARIAAQLAAHYGNHPGVTGWQIDNELNCEISEFYSESDHKSFRKWLQDKYGSLEKLNEAWGAVFWNQSYTNWSQVFLPRPTPVPRQPNPHQALDEKRFISDNTISFAKNQADIIRAAAPDQWVTTNGLFGHLDSHQMSDELLDFFSYDSYPQFSSIHTDPAERNPLGDRSWSLSLSVVRSISPNFCIMEQQSGPGGWVNRMDMPSPKPGQMRLWTYQSIAHGADMVLYFRWRTATMGNEIYWHGLNDYHNQPNRRVREAARIGEELAASGQEIIGTRAEATVAILRDYDNEWDGEYDVWHGPFMWQSNKEWFKALQRQHIPSDIIYLGRTTTVEELARYQVLVYPHPAIMTDEIAALLDEYVQQGGKLIFGCRTGYKDKRGHCYMRPFPGAARQLCGVTVEEFTVVKGTRRPTFISWTEEPEALTGADAFNDILHVEEDSVEVMATYASDYYKGKPAVTRNLRGKGEVWYYGAVFNEEAATRIIGALNLRSPAEHWLELPSEVELQIRQGESASLTFLLNYSEEPAVISLKEQRTDLLTGESISGTYSMEGFGVLVLK